One stretch of Oceanimonas pelagia DNA includes these proteins:
- a CDS encoding phage tail tape measure protein translates to MANENDVDIGLEISKTLFRDLQQVQSELQSISALVDRIGGTKGGAGAAFQKMKQESKELTRQLQALKNAMSQVGDGQGLNYNQAFARRAGYHQLSMTQGERFKFRHSQSPLTTSQIQSMSMAELTHTKKLVGQLVSEALAKGDKAMAEAHRKVGQQMAEQLKSMQTVMQKQTALQQGNLAGFNRMNARDYKDRQLNDLLSRALDQRTGSGGIAPNSRGKVASLDAALAAPPAERKRILEAQKQLFDSALVDALKIPKSVQDEARTFHAKLERAFQIADKAGKDFERRQRYTREGRTSSITQDFKDAELRRQARSRQTLQGLNGFRDLDEAKERIRRQEFRAGRALNDYQRLQTPELKEQLALEAKALEQLKDWVDQTKRAQQASKDRLKAHKEELRERAKLQQEEDRLNQAEYGGTLYRRNQKQRYFEQTQTDRGLNSFNDLGEAKRRLEGQKARVGSAEVRLERETTEQNRKQLEIEREALRALETRIARLKDLEQAEKRRLKSLEKAQAEEQAWTRKNDPTYMQRNADYQRRATNERLFGDGGANLIGIQASLMAHYALLSGVQNLFSGSANFILELDRGLRQLQSIVRVTDNDMAGLSQRLIDISEITKFTALEVVQAATVLGQAGFGKRQIEEAMESVTLFATAVGTDLNTAVDLATSALGVFNKDADQMSVMVNQMTTAVNTSKLNLDKLTLGLQYAGNTAHQSNVPFEEVVATLGAMANSGIKSGSTLGTGLRQILITLQKPSAEFKQQMKDLGITMDELDLETHGLVGVMTTLAEKGFTVTDAMKTMEVRAAAAYGAFANNLDVARDMMVNLDDHTAAAKANETQMKALANQLDRLRSASLSMVNEGARPTLSVLTQMVTKMADAAGAAQNFGNALAFVGTAATLLVGGGLLGWLGRLGGGLLRGNPLLRASQQVAGSRGRGNLLLGGATLAASTGGAYYYQQMEKERALSDRIDKTQTEVDAFASESDRLQGYSERISKALEDIWHKRHQLEDDAAFQAMIRRMQTEFEKVGLVLDSSVVDVEGLIDKLKDLKISLDDEYKLKIVLEQTALEEARQAHLDQLQATTRKALASRDSRQQIRDQFQAEQDKFFAFPEQIAEMEKLRGTNNYQAPTRPVNTDSFGYWQDQNPEQEQVRQQAWKVIEQVAKAYDSSVAMSEEERSRLKQDSTAQLGPLQAQIDTIYQSLMKNEAGDQVLGEFQALREQLIETRGTVSSINRLSQDQDRTQQERVNFDWLKEVAPQFRPEASSLRDDVVEIQRGLQRGDFSDDPLRRYREVTPQLTALQERLDNLLSDIRELDPSRANLLTQELGTESLMGDITTALRELREEAEKPRQRILHNQLTQEKDYSRAVDIQFENANNLEDLDRLRAELEASERQRIETQTQIRTLKAAPGSIEAQRITADMQMMLDERLAEIDREYRVARDVITGNIDYSLAGTGAEFDEKLAGLVQNKVLYPFQRSLEAMDSAAKQASQQARRQAEDAADRRQALTDTVGVEGLSREERGALFDQALQAMAEETQYSRQALLELKKGNETQLARLTERLTQMRVDQEQAGEFTRTGQVLGKAIERAEAEQVKLQAELEKNTRELQQNTRSTSQQTQQLRRMRNLDQYRGSNYQSAAYRQRRAEFGVSGIDGIGDHQYHDSQGEVRTASRGGWEAMFDNVAQAYEGIDALTEVSLKAEEIMGGLADNMANMWLQVAQGAISAEDAMKNMIMNVAAQLVQSQIAGLLGKLISYAASAAAGYFGGGSGFGSGDSMAGSPNIDYSTGVAWQGGEVKGFYGGGVITSGREDRDSTYIKAAKGEFIVRREAVKAIGLDTLHELNRLDRSTVRSKAAAARAGRREPAPAKDSGIDQVNVYVVSKESVPNNLGPNDVVAIISDDLARGGKTKKLIQQINARHI, encoded by the coding sequence ATGGCGAATGAAAACGATGTAGATATTGGCTTAGAGATAAGCAAAACGCTGTTCAGAGACCTGCAACAGGTTCAGAGCGAGCTGCAAAGCATCAGTGCCTTGGTGGATCGTATTGGCGGCACCAAAGGTGGTGCCGGCGCTGCGTTTCAGAAGATGAAGCAGGAGTCCAAGGAGCTGACTCGTCAGCTTCAGGCTCTGAAGAACGCCATGAGCCAGGTAGGGGATGGGCAAGGGTTGAACTACAACCAGGCGTTTGCCCGCCGTGCCGGGTACCATCAACTCTCCATGACACAAGGGGAGCGGTTCAAGTTCCGTCACTCCCAGTCACCGCTTACCACCAGTCAAATTCAGTCAATGTCTATGGCCGAACTGACCCATACCAAAAAACTGGTGGGTCAACTGGTGTCCGAGGCCTTGGCCAAGGGCGACAAGGCTATGGCGGAGGCTCACCGTAAGGTGGGCCAGCAAATGGCGGAACAACTTAAATCCATGCAGACGGTCATGCAGAAGCAGACCGCTCTGCAGCAAGGTAATCTGGCGGGCTTTAACCGGATGAACGCCCGGGATTACAAGGACCGTCAGCTTAATGATTTGCTGTCCCGGGCGCTGGACCAGCGTACAGGAAGCGGTGGGATCGCCCCCAACTCACGGGGCAAGGTGGCTAGTCTGGACGCTGCCCTGGCCGCGCCGCCGGCCGAGCGAAAGCGTATTCTCGAAGCCCAGAAACAATTGTTTGACAGTGCGCTGGTTGATGCGTTGAAGATCCCCAAGTCGGTCCAGGATGAAGCCCGCACTTTCCACGCGAAGCTGGAGCGTGCCTTTCAGATTGCCGATAAGGCCGGAAAGGACTTCGAGCGCCGGCAGCGATACACCCGTGAGGGGCGCACCTCCAGCATTACTCAGGACTTCAAGGACGCTGAACTGCGCCGTCAGGCCCGGTCCCGGCAGACGCTGCAAGGACTGAACGGTTTTCGTGATCTGGATGAGGCCAAAGAGCGGATCCGCCGGCAGGAGTTCCGCGCCGGTCGTGCCCTCAATGACTACCAGCGTCTGCAGACCCCTGAACTGAAGGAGCAACTGGCCCTGGAAGCCAAGGCGCTTGAGCAGCTGAAGGACTGGGTAGATCAGACCAAGAGAGCCCAGCAGGCCAGTAAAGACCGTCTCAAAGCCCATAAAGAGGAGCTACGGGAGCGGGCCAAGCTGCAGCAGGAAGAAGACCGGCTGAATCAGGCAGAGTACGGTGGCACCTTGTACCGCCGTAACCAGAAGCAGCGGTACTTCGAGCAGACGCAAACTGATCGGGGCCTGAATAGTTTCAATGACCTGGGTGAGGCCAAGCGGCGCCTGGAGGGGCAAAAAGCCCGGGTGGGCTCTGCCGAGGTGCGTCTGGAGCGTGAGACCACGGAGCAGAACCGGAAGCAGCTGGAGATTGAACGGGAGGCGCTACGGGCACTGGAAACACGCATTGCCCGCCTCAAGGACCTGGAGCAGGCGGAGAAGCGCCGTCTGAAATCCCTTGAAAAGGCTCAGGCCGAAGAACAGGCCTGGACCCGTAAGAACGACCCCACCTACATGCAGCGCAACGCTGATTACCAGCGTCGGGCCACCAATGAGCGGCTGTTCGGGGACGGCGGCGCCAACCTGATCGGCATTCAGGCCTCCTTGATGGCCCATTACGCACTGCTGAGTGGCGTGCAGAACCTGTTCTCGGGCTCGGCCAACTTCATCCTGGAGCTGGATAGAGGGCTGCGTCAGCTGCAATCCATCGTTCGGGTGACGGATAACGATATGGCGGGGCTGAGTCAGCGCCTGATCGACATCTCGGAAATCACCAAATTCACGGCTCTGGAAGTTGTTCAGGCCGCGACCGTGCTGGGTCAGGCCGGCTTCGGCAAGCGTCAGATCGAGGAAGCCATGGAGTCGGTGACGCTGTTTGCCACTGCGGTGGGCACTGACCTGAATACTGCCGTGGATCTGGCTACCTCGGCGCTGGGTGTGTTCAACAAGGACGCCGATCAGATGTCGGTCATGGTCAACCAGATGACCACCGCCGTGAACACTTCAAAGCTGAACCTCGACAAACTGACCCTGGGCCTGCAGTACGCCGGTAACACCGCACACCAATCCAATGTCCCGTTTGAGGAGGTTGTGGCCACCCTCGGTGCCATGGCTAACTCGGGTATCAAGTCGGGCTCCACCCTGGGTACCGGTCTTCGTCAAATCCTGATCACCCTGCAGAAACCCAGTGCTGAGTTCAAGCAGCAGATGAAGGATTTGGGCATCACCATGGACGAACTGGACCTGGAAACCCATGGTCTGGTCGGCGTGATGACCACCCTGGCCGAGAAAGGCTTTACCGTCACCGATGCCATGAAGACCATGGAAGTCCGGGCGGCGGCCGCCTACGGTGCCTTTGCCAACAACTTGGACGTGGCCAGAGATATGATGGTCAACTTGGACGACCATACAGCGGCAGCCAAGGCCAACGAAACCCAGATGAAGGCCCTGGCCAACCAGCTGGATCGTCTTCGTTCCGCTTCGCTGTCCATGGTGAATGAGGGGGCACGGCCCACGTTGTCCGTGCTGACCCAGATGGTCACCAAGATGGCTGATGCAGCGGGTGCGGCGCAGAACTTTGGCAACGCCCTGGCGTTTGTCGGCACTGCGGCCACCCTGCTGGTTGGCGGGGGCCTGCTGGGCTGGCTGGGCCGGCTGGGCGGGGGCCTGCTGCGGGGCAATCCTTTGCTCCGGGCCAGTCAACAAGTGGCGGGAAGCCGGGGACGGGGTAACCTCTTGCTCGGGGGGGCTACTCTGGCAGCGTCCACTGGCGGGGCTTACTACTACCAGCAGATGGAAAAGGAGCGAGCCCTGAGCGACCGCATCGACAAGACCCAGACTGAGGTCGATGCGTTTGCGTCCGAGAGTGACCGTCTGCAGGGTTACTCGGAAAGGATCAGCAAGGCCCTGGAGGATATCTGGCACAAACGTCATCAACTGGAAGACGACGCCGCCTTTCAGGCCATGATTCGCCGGATGCAGACCGAATTCGAGAAAGTGGGGCTGGTTCTGGACAGCTCCGTGGTGGATGTGGAGGGGCTGATCGATAAGCTGAAGGACCTCAAAATCTCCCTAGATGATGAGTACAAGCTGAAGATTGTGCTGGAGCAGACTGCCCTGGAAGAAGCCCGCCAAGCCCATCTGGACCAGTTGCAGGCGACCACCCGGAAGGCGCTGGCTTCTCGGGACAGTCGCCAGCAAATCCGGGATCAGTTCCAGGCAGAGCAGGACAAGTTCTTTGCGTTCCCTGAGCAGATTGCCGAGATGGAGAAACTGCGGGGGACCAACAATTATCAGGCGCCGACTCGTCCGGTGAATACTGACTCCTTCGGGTACTGGCAGGATCAGAACCCTGAACAGGAGCAGGTTCGGCAACAGGCCTGGAAGGTGATTGAGCAGGTGGCCAAGGCTTACGACTCCTCCGTGGCGATGTCCGAGGAGGAGCGCAGTCGTCTCAAACAGGACAGCACCGCCCAGCTTGGCCCGCTGCAGGCTCAAATCGACACCATCTACCAGTCGCTGATGAAGAATGAGGCCGGCGACCAGGTGCTGGGCGAGTTCCAGGCGCTGCGTGAACAGCTGATTGAAACCCGGGGTACGGTCTCCAGTATCAATCGGTTGAGCCAGGATCAGGACCGTACTCAGCAGGAGCGCGTCAACTTCGACTGGCTAAAAGAGGTGGCCCCGCAATTCCGGCCGGAGGCTTCCTCTTTGCGTGACGACGTGGTGGAGATCCAGCGTGGGCTGCAACGGGGAGATTTCTCGGACGATCCGTTACGGCGTTACCGGGAAGTCACTCCACAACTGACGGCGCTGCAGGAGCGGCTGGACAACCTGCTGTCTGATATTCGGGAGCTTGACCCCTCACGGGCCAATCTGTTGACCCAGGAGCTGGGTACCGAAAGTCTGATGGGAGATATCACTACTGCCCTGCGGGAGCTTCGTGAGGAGGCCGAGAAGCCCCGTCAGCGTATTTTGCACAACCAGCTCACCCAAGAAAAAGACTATTCCCGGGCGGTCGATATTCAGTTTGAGAACGCCAATAACCTGGAAGACCTTGATCGGCTACGGGCAGAGCTTGAAGCCAGTGAACGTCAGCGCATTGAGACGCAGACCCAAATCCGAACCCTGAAGGCGGCTCCCGGTAGCATAGAGGCCCAGCGGATCACGGCCGATATGCAGATGATGCTGGATGAGCGCCTGGCGGAGATTGACCGGGAGTATCGGGTGGCCCGGGACGTGATCACCGGCAACATCGATTACAGCCTGGCCGGGACCGGGGCCGAGTTCGATGAGAAGCTGGCGGGGCTGGTTCAAAACAAGGTGCTGTATCCGTTCCAGCGTTCCCTTGAAGCCATGGACTCTGCCGCCAAACAGGCCTCACAGCAGGCTCGTCGTCAGGCTGAAGATGCTGCTGACCGCCGTCAGGCTCTCACCGACACCGTGGGGGTCGAAGGGCTGAGCCGGGAGGAGCGGGGCGCCTTGTTTGACCAGGCCTTGCAAGCCATGGCAGAGGAGACCCAATACTCCCGCCAGGCCTTGCTGGAGCTGAAGAAGGGGAATGAAACTCAGCTGGCCCGGTTGACCGAGCGCCTGACTCAGATGCGGGTGGATCAGGAGCAGGCCGGAGAGTTTACCCGCACCGGTCAGGTACTGGGTAAGGCCATTGAGCGGGCCGAAGCCGAGCAAGTAAAGCTACAGGCTGAACTGGAGAAAAATACAAGGGAGCTGCAACAGAACACCCGTAGCACTTCTCAGCAGACCCAACAGCTGCGGAGAATGCGTAACCTGGATCAGTACCGGGGCAGTAATTATCAGAGCGCCGCCTACAGGCAGCGTCGAGCTGAATTTGGTGTTTCGGGTATTGATGGGATTGGGGACCACCAGTACCACGACAGTCAGGGTGAGGTGCGTACCGCGAGCCGGGGAGGATGGGAAGCCATGTTTGATAATGTGGCGCAGGCCTATGAAGGAATCGACGCCCTGACCGAGGTAAGCCTCAAGGCCGAGGAGATCATGGGGGGGCTGGCCGATAATATGGCCAATATGTGGCTCCAAGTGGCCCAAGGCGCCATAAGCGCCGAAGACGCCATGAAGAACATGATCATGAATGTAGCCGCTCAGTTAGTTCAGAGTCAAATTGCTGGCTTGTTGGGAAAATTGATCAGTTACGCGGCTTCTGCTGCAGCGGGATATTTTGGGGGCGGATCTGGCTTCGGTTCTGGCGACTCCATGGCGGGGAGTCCCAATATTGATTACAGCACGGGAGTGGCCTGGCAGGGCGGCGAGGTGAAAGGTTTTTACGGTGGAGGGGTTATTACCTCAGGCCGAGAAGACAGGGACTCTACCTATATCAAGGCGGCCAAAGGCGAGTTTATAGTTCGTCGTGAGGCGGTAAAAGCCATAGGCCTGGATACCCTGCACGAACTGAACCGTCTTGACCGTTCTACCGTGAGAAGTAAGGCGGCTGCAGCCCGCGCCGGCCGCCGTGAGCCGGCGCCTGCGAAAGACAGCGGTATCGATCAGGTCAACGTCTATGTGGTGAGCAAGGAATCGGTACCTAACAACCTGGGGCCCAATGATGTAGTGGCCATCATCAGCGACGATCTGGCCCGGGGCGGCAAGACCAAGAAATTGATCCAGCAAATCAACGCGAGGCATATCTGA